One Rhizoctonia solani chromosome 3, complete sequence genomic region harbors:
- a CDS encoding Retrotransposable element Tf2 protein has translation MLNGSSPQAGKIWKKANMTFLFDGKQMTETFLVCNTRTHAAILGIKWLEQHNPEINWNSQTLSFPHTLPEHIAIAKEEEANQDPLEGVPLKYHQYAKVFGEEEFNKLPPHQHYNIGIELTEEGPLNSPLYSMTNAKSATLRDWLRDELKAGKIRPSKSSISSPVMFVPKKDGSHCLVVDYCCLNNWTKKNVYPLPCPDNLMAQLCGAKVFTKLDLQWGYNNVQVKEGGKWKTAFRTKYGLYESLVMTFGLTNAPAAFQHFMNKLFKDLLDVCIIIYLDDILIYSEDDATHTQHIHEVLKCLLDNQLFCKASKCTFHVMLVEYLGIVVSNKGFSLDKLKIQAVQEWPTPTRVKEVQSFLGFANFLQQFVANFSHMARPLHNLVKKDTLWKWGTKEQEAVVDTIDTREFIPIFSNLNEGKRTIFSIT, from the coding sequence atgctcaatgggtcaagcccccaggctggcaaaatttgGAAGAAAGCCAATATgaccttcctatttgatggcaAGCAAATGACAGAAACCTTCCTGGTATGTAATACCAGAACACACGCTGCTATCTTAGGAATCAAATGGCTGGAACAACATAACCCTGAAATCAACTGGAACTCCCAAACCCTTTCCTTTCCCCACACTCTGCCAGAACATattgccattgccaaggaggaggaggccaaccaagacccccttgaaggagtccccctcaaataccaccaatacgccaaggtatttggggaagaggaatttaATAAACTCCCTCCTCACCagcattacaacattgggataGAACTTACAGAAGAGGGCCCCCTGAATTCCCCTCTCtacagcatgaccaacgcCAAATCCGCTACACTCAGGGATTGGCTAagggatgaactcaaggctgggaaaatccgccccagtaaatCATCAATtagttcccctgtcatgtttgttcctaaaaaggatggttcccatTGCTTGGTAGTTGACTATTGTTGCCTGAACAACTGGACTAAGAAAAATGTCTACCCATTACCTTGCccagacaacctcatggcccagctctgtggtgccaaggtctttaccaAACTGGAtctacaatggggttacaacaatgtccaagtcaaagaaggtggcaaatggaagactgcattccgcaccaagtatggcttATATGAGTCCCTGGTAATGACATTTGGCCtgaccaatgcccctgctgcctttcagcacttcatgaacaaactgttcaaAGACCttttggatgtatgcatcatcatataccttgatgacatcttaATCTACTCAGAAGATGATGCAACCCACACCCAACACATCCATGAAGTTCTAAAGTGCCTATTGgataaccaattgttctgcaaggcatcaaaatgcaccttccacgtTATGTTggtagaatacctgggaattgTTGTCTCAAATAAGGGAttcagtctggataagctcaaaatccaggcggtccAGGAATGGCCAACACCAACTAGGGTCAAAGAAGTTCAGTCCTTCCTAGGTTTTGCTAATTTCCTGCAacaatttgttgccaatttcagccacatggcacGTCCCTTGCATAATCTGGTTAAAAAGGATACGCTGTGGAAATGGGGTacaaaggaacaagaagctgtcgtagacacaatcgataccagggaatttattcccattttctcgaatttaaacgaaggcaaacggacaatattttcaatcacgtga
- a CDS encoding Retrotransposable element Tf2 protein, with protein sequence MLDGSSPQAGKIWKKAILTFSLDGKQMTETFLICSTGSHAAILGLKWLDAHNPEIDWNQRTLTFPHTPPEHVVIAKEEEADKNPLKGVPSKYHQYAKVFGEEEFNKLPPHWHYDIGIELTEEGPLNLPLYSMTDAESVTLKDWLRDKLKAGKIRPSKSSISSPVMFVPKKDGSCQLVVDYRCLNNQTKKNVYLLPHPDDLMAQLCGAKVFTKLDLQWGYNNVQVKEGDKWKTAFQTKYGLYKSLVMTFGLTNAPAAFQHFMNKLFKDLLDVCIIIYLDDILIYSKNNTSHAKYVHKVLRCLMENQLFCKASKCTFHVTSVEYLGIIVLDEGFSLDKLKVQAVQEWPTPTKVKEVQSFLGFANFLCCFVANFSHIARLLHNLVKKDTPWKWETKEQEAFQGLKDAITNTPVLCHANPTKPYFLETDASSTAMGSILSQRQEDRCLHPLGLLSELFKGAKQNYNTHDKELLAIIRSFEYWCIFLEGTAHPITVFTDHWNLEYWKESQTFNRCHARWHLLLAGYNFQIVYRPRKQSGKPDTLSRCSDHANIPPADQTMLPEPVFANVALVLPEKELQRQIKSSLDQDKSLEEILQFLQNKSKAPPLIKHAFKDYKMEAGLLFYQGRIVVPDVGTLRMDILWIFHASPLAGHPGRQRTLELVTHNYYWPGIHADTYWHVDSCKTCQHIQKPKYASVPPQPLELPTRPWQHVSYNMIVDLPKDGDHNSILVIIDSFTKYSIFVKCSKKLKAPKLAELFLEHIWKCHGMPKKTGSDRGRVFNNKFLQALYKQLGIDLHFSLAYHPQSNGQMEQVNSSIEHFLRAYSGVNQRDWTNSTGKTLFKALYGWEPTLTPSNVPMDVPEANNLAQTMETQWKEVELALWQSKSQMTAGEEGSPLEFQIGEEVWLNAKNVNLKTLSPKLTEQRLGPFKVTKKISDCAYQLELPPTMRIHNIFYVGLLSKVKRDDKCTFENHPPPVTVDREKEYKVEGITDMEERNSKWFFRVKWKGYRSKENTWESWENLKNAGEILKKYKEEMRKKALGTAKALRGGAVL encoded by the exons atgcttgatgggtcaagcccccaggctggcaaaatctggaagaaggcaatcctaaccttctcccttgatggcaaacaaatgactGAGACTTTCCTTATATGCAgtacagggtctcatgctgctatcttgggattgaaatggttggatgctcataacccagagattgattggaaccaacGTACCCTTACCTTCCCCCATACACCACCAGAGCATGTGGTcattgccaaggaagaggaagctgacaagaaccccctcAAAGGAGTCCCCTCCAAATATCATCAATATGCAAAAGTGTTTGgggaggaggaattcaacaaACTTCCCCCTCATTGGCATTATGATATTGGAATTGAacttacagaagaaggcccactCAACTTGCCCCtatacagcatgactgatgcagaaTCCGTCACACttaaggattggctcagggacaaactcaaggcaggaAAAATACGCCCTAGCAAATCTTCTATCAGCTCCCCTGTAATGTttgtaccaaaaaaggatggctcctgccaattggttgttgactaccgttgCCTCAACAACCAGACAAAAAAGAATGTTTACCTGCTGCCCCAtccagatgaccttatggcccagctctgtggcgccaaggtctttactaagttagatctacaatggggttacaacaatgtccaagttaaggaaggtgacaaatggaaaactgcttttcaaaccaaatatgggctgtacaagtccctggtcatgacctttggccttaccaacgctcctgccgccttccagcacttcatgaacaagctgttcaaggacttactagatgtatgcatcatcatttatctagatgacatcctgatctattCCAAGAATAACACCTCCCATGCCAAGTACGTTCACAAGGTACTCCGTTGCctaatggaaaaccaattgttctgcaaggcatcaaaaTGCACTTTCCATGTTACTTCAgtagaatacctgggaatcattgtgtTGGATGAAGGgtttagcctggataagctcaaggtTCAGGCAGTCCAGGAGTGGCCAACGCCCACCaaggttaaagaagtccagtccttccttggatttgcaaatttcctttgttgctttgttgccaatttcagccacaTTGCTAGGCTGCTACataacctagtcaagaaggatacaccatggaaatgggaaaccaaagaacaagaagcattccaaggccTCAAGGATGCAATCACCAACACCCCTGTACTCTGCCATGCCAACCCCACCAAGCCATACTTCCTGGAGACAGATGCGTCCAGCACTGCCATGGGTTCTATACTAAGCCAACGCCAAGAGGACAGATGCCTACACCCCTTAGGACTTTTGTCAGAATtgttcaaaggtgccaagcAGAATTACAACACTCATGACAAAGAGCTCCTAGCTATTATCAggtcctttgagtattggtgcattttcctggaaggaacagcaCACCCCATCACAGTGTTCACAGACCACTGGAACCTTGAGtattggaaagaatcccAGACATTTAACCGCTGTCACGCGCGCTGGCACCTCCTTCTAGCtggatacaacttccaaattgtgtacAGACCCAggaaacagtcaggaaaaccagacACTCTCTCACGCTGTTCAGATCAcgccaacattccaccagctgaccaaaccatgctccctgaACCTGTCTTTGCTAATGTTGCCTTAGTACTTCCTGAAAAGGaactacaacgccagatcaaATCATCCTTAGACCAGGACAAATctctggaagaaatccttcaGTTTCTACAGAACAAGTCTAAGGCCCCACCATTGATTAAACATGCATTCAAAGACtacaaaatggaagcaggcctgctcttctaccaaggacgcatTGTAGTTCCTGATGTTGGTACACTGAGGATGGACATCCTCTGGATCTTCCACGCTAGCCCCCTGGCTGGACACCCTGGCAGACAAAGGACCCTTGAACTGGTCACACataactactactggcctggtaTCCATGCTGACACCTACTGGCACGTTGACTCTTGCAAAACCTGCCAGCACATCCAGAAACCCAAGTATGCCTCTGTTCCCCCACAGCCACTTGAACTCCCTaccagaccctggcaacatgtgtcatacaacatgatagtagatctCCCCAAGGATGGGGACCACAactccatcctagtcattaTTGACAGCTTTACTAAGTACAGcatctttgtcaaatgttcaAAGAAGTTAAAAGCCCCCAAGCTAGCGGAactgttcctggaacacatATGGAAATGCCACGGTATGCCAAAGAAGACTGGATCTGATagaggaagggtcttcaataataAATTCCTGCAGGCCCTGTACAAACAATTGGGTATTGATCtgcacttctccttggcataccacccacagagcaacggacaaatGGAACAGGTCAACTCCTCTATTGAACACTTTCTAAGGGCCTACTCAGGGGTTAACCAGCGGGACTGGACAAA TAGCACAGGGAAGACACTGTTCAAAGCCCTATACGGTTGGGAGCCTACCCTAACACCATCCAATGTACCCATGgatgtaccagaagccaacaaccttgcccagacaatggagacacagtggaaggaagtggaattgGCTCTTTGGCAATCTAAATCACAAATGACTGCTGGAGAAGAAGGGAGCCCATTGGAATTccagattggagaagaagtttGGCTCAATGCCAAAAATGTCAATCTCAAAACATTGAGCCCCAAGCTGACAGAACAACGCCTGGGACCATTCAAAGTTACCAAGAAGATCTCTGACTGCGCCTACCAACTTGAGCTACCACCAACCATGCGTATCCACAACATATTCTACGTAGGGCtactgtcaaaagtcaaaagggatgacaaatgcacctttgaaaaccaccccccaccagtcactgtggacaGGGAAAaggaatacaaggttgaaGGTATAACAGATATGGAGGAAAGGAACAGCAAATGGTTCTTtagggtcaaatggaaaggatacagAAGcaaggaaaacacatgggaatcctgggagaacctcaaaaatgcaGGAGAAATTTTGAAGAAATacaaagaagaaatgagaaagaaggcccttggcactgccaaggcccttagagggggggcagtgttgtag
- a CDS encoding Retrotransposable element Tf2 protein, translating into MATRSRPPSRARSPIDQGELGPFLPPASPELGEVSLERVIRLLWGLQSQVDRIERTLSEQAKVSREVRTNVENISQAVDTVKDGLAQLQQSRGPHTPEERKPPAVKETPRAAPKVEPFGKTQPSLGAPAPIFSTGAPRRDPLTLFNPYPSSSFPSGPAPAPQGPPPAPVIAPAQPPAPSTVKVDHPDAFKGKIGSEAKQWLTRMLAWVRLNQRQFPSDLEVLSFLLMNMEEAAGAWAHPHLDQLGSHRALIQTVDEFKIEFLAAFGDPDATRAAERKITSLTQTGTCAEYITKFRTLQMELDWNDAALRGQFARGLHWEVRKQIAMRERQPRTLRELQDAALIIDNALQEERASHLHQGNKSGKTSTTPNRGASTGQQATRTGPLSSDPNYVSEEERNRRRAEGLCVKCGKPGHKFAKCRTGWKATPKEDKGKAKEAAKIGKDSEYQSGKEITPLFTIPIQPEKKAETIEVLIDSGATSSFLHPRTAESLRLPLIDLPSPRTVTMLDGLSPQAGKIWKKAVLTFTYDGKKMTETFLICNTGSHAAILGLKWLDAHNPEIDWNTRTLSFPHTPPEHVAIAEEEEADKNPLEGVPSKYHQYAKVFGEEEFNKLPPHRHYDIGIELTEEGPLNSPLYSMTDAESATLKDWLRDELKAGKIRPSKSSISSPVMFVPKKDGSRRLVVDYRRLNNRTKKNVYPLPRPDDLMAQLRGAKVFTKLDLRWGYNNVRVKEGDEWKTAFRTKYGLYESLVMTFGLTNAPAAFQHFMNELFKDLLDVCVIIYLNDILIYSKDDASHTQHVHEVLKRLMENQLFCKASKCTFHVTSVEYLGIIVSDKGFSLDKLKIQAVQEWPVPTKVKEVQSFLGFANFLRRFVANFSHMARPLHNLVKKDTPWRWDTKEQEAFQGLKDAITNAPVLCHADPSKPYFLKTDASGAALGSILSQRQEDGRLHPLGFLSESFKGAEQNYDTHNKELLAIIRSFEYWRIFLEGTLHPITIFTDHRNLEYWKESRTFNRRHARWHLLLAGYNFQIVYCPGKQSGKPDALSRRSDHADVPPANQTMLPGPVFANVALVTPEKDLQQQIELSLDQDKSLEEILQFLQNESKAPPSIKRAFKDYKMEAGLLFYQGRIVVPDVGTLRTDLLRIFHDSPWQDTREDNALWNCCQEIITGRVSAVTRIGMWTPVKRVNGSGSPDTRLFHLSL; encoded by the exons atggcaacccgctcccggccaCCCTCTCgagcccgctcccctatCGATcagggagagctgggacccttccttccgccagcctcccctgagctcggCGAAGTATCTCTTGagcgggtcatccgcctTCTCTGGGGACTCCAATCCCAGGTTGACCGCATCGAGCGGACCCTCTCGGAACAAGCCAAAGTTAGCCGAGAGGTTCGGACCAATGTCGAGAACATCTCACAAGCGGtcgatactgtcaaggatgggcttgcccaactCCAGCAATCCCGGGGcccccacaccccagaagaacgaAAACCCCCCGCAGtcaaggaaactcccagggccgcgCCCAAAGTTGAGCCTTTTGGCAAGACTCAACCATCCCTcggggccccagcccccatcttctccacaggggccccTAGGCGCGACCCCCTCACCCTCTTCAACCCCTAtccctcctcttccttcccttctggaccggctccagccccccaaggacctccaccagcgcctgTCATTGCCCCGGCgcagcctccagccccctccactgtaaaggtggaccacccagatgcctttAAAGGCAAGATAGGCTCggaggccaagcaatggctaacccgcatgttggcctgggttcGCCTCAACCAGAGGCAGTTCCCCTCggacctggaggtcctcAGCTTCCTTCTCATGAATATGGAAGAAGCagcaggggcctgggcccatccccactTGGACCAATTGGGGTCCCATCGCGCACTCATCCAGACCGTGGATGAGTTCAAAATCGAATTCCTGGCCGCCTTTGGCGACCCTGATGCAACCCGTGCAGCGGAGCGGAAGATCACTTCCCTAACACAGACCGGCACTTGTGCCGAATATATTACTAAATTCcgcacgctgcaaatggaGCTCGATTGGAACGACGCCGCACTACGCGGCCAATTTGCACGGGGacttcactgggaggtccgAAAACAGATTGCCATGAGGGAGAGGCAACCCCGTACCCTGAGGGAGCTGCAAGATGCTgccctcatcattgacaacgccctccaagAGGAACGCGCCAGCCACCTGCAtcagggtaataagtctggtaaaacctccaccacccccaaccggggggcgagtaccggccaacaggccaccagaACCGGTCCCCTTTCCTCCGATCCCAATTACGTCTCggaggaagaacgcaaccgccgccgcgcagaaggtctctgtgtcaaatgcggcaaaccagggcacaagtttgccaagtgtCGGACCggatggaaggctaccccaaaggaggataaggggaaggccaaggaagccgccaaaattggcaaggactctgagtaccaatcgggaaaaga AATCaccccactcttcacaattccaatacagccagagaaaaaagcagaaacaatagaagtcctgatagattcaggcgccacatcgtCATTCTTACACCCCCGTACCGCGGAGTCACTCcgccttccactcattgaccttCCTTCACCCcgtaccgttactatgctcgatgggttgagcccccaggcaggaaaaatctggaagaaagCAGTACTTACCTTCACctatgatggcaaaaagatgacggaaaccttcctcatctgtaaCACTGGCAGTCACGCGGCCATCCTAGGTTTAAAATGGTTAGacgcccacaacccggaAATAGATTGGAACACGCgtaccctctccttcccacacactccgccagaacatgtggccattgccgaggaagaagaagcagataagaacccccttgaaggagtaccctccaagtaccatcaatacgccaaggtatttggagaagaagaattcaacaagcttcctccaCATCGGCATTACGATATCGGAATAGAACtcacggaagaaggccccctcaactcccccctttacagtatgacagacgccgagtccgccacactcaaggactggctcagggatgagttgaaagctgggaagatccgccccagcaaatcCTCCATCAGCTCTCCcgtaatgtttgtacccaagaaggatggctcccgccGTTtagttgttgactaccgccgcTTGAATAATCGGACCAAGAAAAATGTCTACCCCTTGCCCCgaccagatgacctcatggcccagctccgtggcgccaaggtctttactaaGCTAGACCTAaggtggggttacaacaacgtccgtgTTAAGGAAGgggacgaatggaaaactgccttccgcaccaagtacggtctttacgagtccctggtcatgacctttggcctgacgAACGCGCCCGcggccttccaacattttatgaacgagTTATTCAAAGACttgcttgatgtatgcgtcatcatttacctcaATGACATCCTtatctactccaaggatgacgcatcacacacgcaacatgttcatgaggtcctgaAGCGGCTAATGGAAAACCAGCTATTTTGCAAGGCGTCaaaatgtaccttccacgtcacctctgtggaatatctTGGGATCATCGTCTCcgataagggttttagtctggataagctcaaaatccaggcggtacaggaatggccggtacccactaaagtcaaggaagtccagtCGTTcttagggtttgccaatttccttcGCCGATTTGtcgccaacttcagccacatggctaggccgttacacaacctagtcaagaaagaTACACCTTGGAGATGGGACacaaaggaacaggaagcattccaaggccTAAAGGATGccattaccaacgcccctgtaCTCTGTCACGCGGACCCTAGTAAACCATACTTCCTCAAAACGGATGCATCTGGTGCGGCCCTAGgatccatactcagtcaacgccAAGAAGATGGACGCCTACATCCGCTGGgattcctgtcagaatcattcaagggtgcTGAAcagaattatgacacccacaataaggaactcctggccattATCCGAtcatttgaatactggcgcatattcttggaaggtaCCCTGCACCCCATAACGATTTTCACTGATCATCggaacctggagtactggaaggagtctagaaccttcaaccgcCGCCACGCACGATGGCACCTTCTCCTTGCCGGTTACAATTTCCAGATAGtctattgcccagggaaacagtcagggaaaccagacgctcTCTCACGCCGCTCGGATCATGCCGATGTCCCCCCCGCCAACCAGACAATGCTCCCAGGCCCTGTATTCGCCAACGTCGCCTTAGTCACACCAGAAAAGGACTTACAACAACAGATTGAGTTGTCCCTGGATCAGGACAAGTCACTAgaagaaatcctccaattcttacagaacgagtccaaggcaccgccctccatcaaacgcgcattcaaggattacaagATGGAGGCCGGCTTACTTTTCTATCAAGGACGAATTGTAGTCCCCGACGTTGGAACGCTAAGGACAGATCTGCTCCGCAttttccatgacagcccctggcaggacacccgggAAGACAACGCACTCTGGAATTGTTGTCAAGAAATTATTACTGGCCGGGTATCCGCAGTGAcacgtattggcatgtggactcctgtgaaacgtgtcaacggatcaggaagCCCAGATACGCGCCTATTCCACCTCAGCCTCTAG
- a CDS encoding Retrotransposon gag protein: MEPQFPPTTSVKYGKVSLERITQLLLGLLGQVKRLKQEIAKIKEAGIETQTNVKNISQTVNVVKDGLQSLQGPRTPEGPQPKAVEETPCPLPKAKPTGTASGAPFWSEQTQAPPGLAQPTPRRIALPPAPSPPPSPHLQSPIGAPVPTPPAPVATYPTPVKVDHPDAYTGKIGSEAKQWLTRMLAWTQLNLRMFPTDQEVLLFLLMNMKDSAGAWAHPHLDQLGSHQAIIQTVEGFKLEFLAAFGNPDTTRAAERKITTLTQSGTCADYITKFRTIAMELDWNNAALRGQFACGLHWEVSRQIATRKHHPQTLLELQNAALVINNTLHKECASHPPRDNKPSRQANPARGTSTSQPTTSLKKLSNNPNFVSEEERNHCCAAGACIKWGKMGHKFAECHTGWKATPIADKGKAKETAKIGKDSKYQLGKE, translated from the coding sequence ATGGAACCCCAGTTTCCGCCAACCACCTCTGTCAAATATGGCAAGGTATCCCTTGAACGCATCACGcaactcctccttggccttcttggccaagtcaaacgcCTCAAGCAAGAAATTgccaaaatcaaggaagcagggattGAAACCCAGACAAATGTCAAAAATATATCCCAAActgtcaatgttgtcaaggatgggcttcaAAGCCTCCAAGGACCCCGGACACCAGAAGGCCCCCAACCAAAGGctgtggaagaaacgccatGCCCCCTACCAAAAGCCAAACCTACTGGAACAGCTAGTGGGGCCCCATTCTGGTCAGAACAAACCCAGGCTCCCCCAGGCCTTGCCcagccaaccccaagaaGAATTGCCCTCCCGCCAgcaccatctccccctccatctccgcatctccaatccccaattggagcACCTGTCCCTACTCCACCAGCTCCAGTTGCCACCTATCCCACCccagtcaaagtagaccacccagatgcctatacaggcaagattgggagtgaagccaagcaatggctcacaaggatgttggcatggacCCAGTTGAACTTGCGCATGTTCCCCACAGACCAAGAGGTCCTATTGTTCCTTctaatgaatatgaaggattctgcaggagcatgggcccacccacaccttgaccagcttgggtcacaccaagccatcatccaaacagTTGAGGGGTTCAAATTAGAGTTCCTGGCAGcttttggcaaccctgacaCCACAAGGGCTGCTGAGCGGAAGATTACCACCCTTACCCAGTCTGGCACATGCGCAgactacatcacaaagttcaggaccatagccatggaactggactggaacaacgctgCCCtcagaggccagtttgcctgCGGCCTTCATTGGGAagtcagccgccaaattgctACCCGCAAACACCACCCCCAAACccttcttgagctgcagaatgcagcacttgtcatcaatAACACCCTCCACAAGGAGTGTGCTAGCCACCCGccaagggataataagcCTAGCAGACAAGCCAAccctgcaagggggacaagtaccagcCAGCCAACTACCAGTTtgaagaaactctccaacaacccTAACTTTGTGTCAGAAGAGGAGAGAAACCACTGCTGCGCTGCTGGTGCCTGCATTAAGTGGGGCAAAATGGGTCataaatttgcggaatgccacACGGGTTGGAAGGCCACCCCTATTGCGGATAAAGGGAAGGcaaaggaaaccgccaaaattggcaaagactccaagtaccaattgggaaaagagtaa
- a CDS encoding Retrotransposon-derived protein PEG10: protein MPTPPPPAPVTAAAPQFVAVKVDHPDPYKGKIGSEAKQWLTCMLAWIWLNQRMFPTQVEVLSFLLMNMDNATGAWAHPHLDLLGSHCAIIQTMDDFKREFLLAFGDPDATRAAEQKITLLTQSGTCANYITKFCTLAMELDWNNAALHSQFAQGLHWEGGKYQPAGLDQQKLSNDPNFVSEEEQNRHRTKGACIKCSKMGHKFAECCTGWKATPREDKGKPKETAKIGKESGLDLGKD, encoded by the exons ATGCCTACACCTCcccctccagctccagttACAGCCGCCGCCCCTCAATTTGTGGCTGTCAAAGTAGATCACCCAGACCCCTATAAAGGAAAGATTGGAAGTGAGGcaaagcagtggctgaccTGCATGCTTGCATGGATTTGGCTCAATCAAAGGATGTTCCCCACTCAGGTGGAAGTCCTTTCCTTCCTGCTAATGAATATGGACAATGCCACTGGCGCATGGGCCCACCCACATTTAGATTTACTTGGGTCCCATTGCGCAATCATCCAGACCATGGATGATTTCAAAAGGGAATTCCTGTTGGCTTTTGGGGACCCAGACGCCACCAGGGCAGCAGAGCAAAAAATCACATTGCTCACTCAATCTGGCACTTGTGCCAattatatcacaaagttctgCACCCTAGCAATGGAATTGGATTGGAACAATGCAGCCCTCCACAGCCAATTTGCACaaggcctccattgggaa gggggcaagtaccagccaGCAGGCCTTGACCAACAAAAACTCTCCaatgaccccaactttgtctcagAGGAAGAGCAAAACCGCCACCGCACCAAAGGTGCCTGTATCAAATGCAGCAAAATGGgacacaagtttgcggaatgctgTACAGGATGGAAGGCAACCCCTAgggaggacaaggggaagcccaaggaaactgccaaaattggcaaagagtctggacttgatttgggaaaagactaa